CCTAGGTTAGAAAACGTAAACTATATATGGCCGCTGCATCCCACATTGATCGTTGGGAACATCACCTCAAATACTTCCTCTTAACCAATCGGCTGCTTCCAATACAGATGCAAACGGCAAAATCGCATCTTCCAAGTTCCAAACACATGGAACTTCACACTGCGAACAAACAAGCTAAGGAGGCGGCGCCCGTCCTGGTATGTTGTGTTGCGTGTTGACCAAGGCCCCAAGTGATGGAGGAAGCAAAAACGAAGTGGAGCAAGAAGCCCACAAGTCAAAGGAGCTTCCCAATCAGTCCACGCACAAGAACCTTGCGCGCCACTCcactgcccggccgccacccctATTTAGCCTcccaaacgccgccgccgcatacAGCAACACACCTCACCGCCGCAAGAAGCCAGCCAAACCAATGCGCCATGGGGAGCCCGAGCGCCAGCACCACCTCgccttcctcctcgtcctcctcctccgctgccgcctccAGCGAGGAGACCCACACCCGCCGCGGCGTGCACGTGCTGCTCCTGCCGGTCCCGGGTGCGCAGGGCCACACCAACCCGATGCTCCAGTTCGGCCGCCGCCTCGTGTACCACGGCCTCCGGCCCACGCTCGTCACCACCCGGTACGTCCTGTCCACCACGGCTCGGCCCCCGCCCAGCCCCTTCCGCGTCGCCGCCATTTCCGACGGCTTCAATGACGGCGGTATGGCCGCGTGCCCCGACCTCGCCGAGTACTGTCGCCGCCTCGAGGCCGTCGGCTCGGAGACGCTGGCGGAGCTGCTCCGCTCCGAGGCCGCCGAGGGCCGGCCCGTCCGCGTGCTGGTCTACGACCCGCACCTCCCGTGGGCGCGGAGggtggcgcgggcggcgggcgtcGCGGCCGCGGCGTTCCTGTCGCAGCCGTGCTCCGTGGACCTCATCTACGGCGAGCTGTCGGCGGGGCGGCTCGCGCTGCCGGTCACGGACGGCGCCGAGCTGTCCAGGCGAGGACTGCTCGGCGTCGAGCTTGGGCCCGACGACGTGCCGCCGTTCGCCGCGAAACCGGACTGGTGCCCCGCGATCACTCAGACGTTGCTCCGGCAGTTCGAGGGGCTGGAGGACGCCGACGATGTGCTCGTCAACTCGTTCCGCGACATCGAACCCAAGGTGAGCGAGGTCTTGCTGGCCACCTGTTTGTTGTTTTGCTCAAGACAAAAGAAAAATCGAGTACTCATTGCCCATGCTCTGCCTTTGCAATGGACTTCAAAATTCACAAGATTATTGACATGCTTTCTTTGTTGACCCATGAGCAGGAGGCAGATTATATGGAGCGAACATGGCGCGCAAAGGCAATCGGACCATGCTTGCCATCATTCTATCTCGATGACGAGCGTCTTCCGTCAAACAAGACATACGGCTTCGACCTATTCACCACCACTGTCTCGTGTATGGCTTGGCTTGACAAGCAGGCTCCTTGCTCCGTTGTCCTTGTATCCTATGGGACTGTATCCGAATACGACGAAACACAGTTGGAGGAGCTTGGCAATGGACTCTGCAATTCTGGCAAACCATTTCTTTGGGTTGTGAGGTCAAATGAGGAACACAAGTTGTCAGATCAACTCCGTGAAAAGTGCAAGGAACATGGCCTTATTGTTTCCTGGTGCCCCCAACTTGAGGTCCTAGCACACAAGGCTGCAGGTACAAAATTAAACCCTGAACATTCTTATGAAGCAAAATAAAGTTAGTGAACTGAATTGACCACCAACAACTAAAAATGAACTGAATTGACCAGCAACTGAAAATTAGTCATGTTAATCTTTTTACCAATGATTAATGCACATATTATGAATGTGAAGGATGTTTCTTCACGCACTGCGGATGGAACTCAACACTTGAGGCAATTGCTAATGGCATACCAATGGTTGCAATGCCGCATTGGGCAGACCAGGCAACCATATCAAAATACATGGAGAGCATGTGGGGTATGGGCTTGCGAGTGCGCAAGGATGAGACAGGCTTGGTGACAAGGAATGAGGTTGAACGGTGCATCAAGGAAGTGATGGATGGGGATAGGAAGGATGAGTTTAGGAGGAATGCCGCTAAGTGGATGCACAAGGCTAAGGAGGCGATGCAGAAAGGAGGGAGCTCAGACAAGAATATAGGCGAATTTGCTGCAAAGTATTCATCACGTTAAACGATAAAAACATCCAGTGATATGGAATGTGTTGCGAGCATAGCCAGTTTTAATCCTTATGGCATTGCGTCTTCCAAAATGTCGTGGGAGACCAAACATGTTGTTATTTTTTTATGTTAGCACTCAGCAACCATTGTAAAGGCAAAGTTACATGTTTTGTGTTATTCAGTTATTGTAAATAATCATTTGAAATTGTAAGTGCTATTTAAACGTGAAGTGCTTCTATGCTCTACAAGGACAAGGAGCTCATAAATCTCATGACATGTAGCTTATCTATTTAACCTTGCAACATTAGAAGCGTACAATTTAAGAAACTTCCGTTTCTTTAGATCCATGTATGTTTTGTTCCCGATCAAAAAGATGTATATTTTGTTCTGAGAAGTCAGATGAACAGGATGCATCCATGAAATCCAACAGCCTGTAGGCTCTACAATCAAATTATACTAAACAATCCAGCTGCAATCAGTTCAACATATAGGCGACAATCTGCTCCCCGCAACCGGGGTCGCCAGACCCTGATGAAATTTGCCAAAATCAATGGAAAATCACTGTTTAGTATTGTTCATCCATGTGGTCGACCCTAGCGTTTAATGCATCCGACCCGGCGGCTTTCTTGTCTGGCTTCGCCCCTGGCTCCCCATTTCCTTCTGTGAGCTCCATGCATAAACTGAAAGGGGACACAAGATACAAAAATTAGAACTTAGAAGCTCTGCTATCTTGTCAAATTATAAATCTTGTTTCCAGACCCAAAACATTTACAAGGTATTCATTTACAGCATATACTAGTATATCCATGTGACTACAATTTACACACATATGAAAGAACTATGACGaataacaagcatccattaTTCAAGCTGCGTGTCGTATGTGTATGAAAGTGATGAGGCATTTTTTGAACTGCCTATTCGGTAGGGTAGGATGGCTGCATGGCAAGGCCACACATTCCCCTCTTGTCGGAGATGTCCTTCTCCATCCTGAGGAACCCATTCTCACCCCAGGTTGTACCCCAAGAATTCTTCATCAGCCAATACTTGGTGCCGTCAGTATCCTGTCCATAACCAATCGCTGCAATGCCATGGTCCAGGTCAGTGCCGCAAGAGCCGGTCATCACACCACCAGAGTAGAACTGAAATGTCATGTCTCCTCCATCTACCGCCACTGACACAGGCTGGTTGGCTACAGCCTTCATGAGAGCAGCCTCGTCGTTCGTAGGCACATCCTCATAGCCCTTGATGGTTGCAGCGCTGCTGGATCCGGCCTTGCACTGGCCATCTTGAGCGCTGTAAGGGTAGCTGGACTCAGTGGTAAGACCACCGTTCTTGATGATGAACTTGAAGGCATCGTCCATCTCACCACCGTTGCAGCCCTGGTCCTCTCCATGGACGTCACAATCCACCAACTCTTGCTCTGAAAGTGAGATGAGCTTGCCAGTGCTTATCTTGACAATCCCCTCCATGGCAGCCACAGCCGAAAACGCCCAACAGCATCCTACAACCAGATTTTTTGTATCACCACTGTTTTTAGTAATAAACAATTACACATGTCTATGGTTACCAAAGTGTACTTACCACATTGTCCTTGATCCTTAATGGGAGTGACAGCACCCTTGGTCCTCCAGTCCACCGTTGCTGGAAGCGCATCAATGCTAACATTCTCATACCTGAATCCTGTAGGCATCTTCACACCATTTGGATTAAACCCCTTGCTGGCCTTGGTTGCTCTGAACTCATCGTTCGTGAGGTCGACAAACTGGTTGACGCCAAGCCAGAACTTTCGGTTCCCGGCAGCATTGAACGACTCGATGAACTTGACGTTTGCCTTGAACACCTCGAACCGCCGCGCTTTCTCGACATCATCCTTGTAGACGCGGCTGTACTGGACCATCCACTGCTCGTGCCTCGCCACCATGGCCGAGTCATCGCTCAGCTCACGAGCTGCAAGGACAGCACTGAAGAAGCAGACGCAGCCGAGGATGGCAAGGAGCAGCGCCTTGCGGGTGGCCATTGTCGGTCAGGCTCTTTCTCGCTCTGTCTGTTGCTTCCTGCAGCTGTGCACTCTGCTGTTTTAATTTCTTTTGGTGATCGGGGGGTATATATAGTTGATGGTATGCATTTAGTTAAGTAATATACACGGTGCGTACACGACGTGCCTAACAAATTTAGCTGGGTGGTGACCGTACGTAGCCGTCAAGTTCTTCTCAAATGGTAAAAAAACTCATGTGCATGAGACGTACGCTTTGCTGCACGATTGAGAACGACCCCAGGGATTGAACAGGACCTTCTTTGGAGTTTCCACAAGATCTTTCATGCCCAATTGGACTTGAGTAAATGTGATTGCAAGGTAtactatatatatgtatagccaAGTGACAGGCATACATGTTAATCCACTGGATTGGAGTTGTATAAAAAACTGTCCAAAGGATTAACATGTCATAGGTTCATACAAAGAACAAAACTTGTTTCCGCAAACAACTAGGCAGTACTCCCCCGTCCAAAATTATTAGttattttggcttttctagattcaCAGGCTTTGTTATGCATGTAgatgtctagatacatagcaaagcCTATAAATCTAGTTACACGCCGGCTCAACCAGCAATGAAGGAATACACTAATTAAACACTAGAGATTTCTTCTCCCGCAAAGAGGAAGTAAGAACAATAGCAGTGAGCAAAATTCGTTAGTCAAGAAGTTGGTGTCATAATACTTATGTTCATGTATTGCTCTGTTACGTCTTAGATTATGGTCCTGCTACAAGTTGATGATGCTAGTTAGTCTAGTTTACTTGTTTATCAGTTTACGTTCATAAAATTAAACCTAAAAGTGATAATTATTCTAGACATCCAAAAACCTTATAGGCACACTTTGGTTTAACTACGGCTGGATTTACCCATTCACCGAGACCGGATAAGTGTCAATTCACGTGATAGGATTTTGTAGCATTTCCAAAAGCATGTAATCCTAAATGATCAAGCTGAGCTGAAGAGCTCCATATATACTCTTCTTCTCCTGGCATTGTCACCCATCGCAACGAGGGTTCAAATTCTCGGTAAATAAAATTTGTGAAATTTCCATGGTAAAAATCGGCACCTAGAATTACTTTTTTTTGGATTTCTCAAATAAAAAGTTAcaattaaaatttgaattcgGTGTTTTGCAATAGGATGGTTAAACGATTTATTTCTCAGGTTTTTTAAATTTGTTTAGTGAAATATCATAGTTTTACAAATG
The sequence above is drawn from the Panicum hallii strain FIL2 chromosome 7, PHallii_v3.1, whole genome shotgun sequence genome and encodes:
- the LOC112900228 gene encoding UDP-glycosyltransferase 79-like gives rise to the protein MGSPSASTTSPSSSSSSSAAASSEETHTRRGVHVLLLPVPGAQGHTNPMLQFGRRLVYHGLRPTLVTTRYVLSTTARPPPSPFRVAAISDGFNDGGMAACPDLAEYCRRLEAVGSETLAELLRSEAAEGRPVRVLVYDPHLPWARRVARAAGVAAAAFLSQPCSVDLIYGELSAGRLALPVTDGAELSRRGLLGVELGPDDVPPFAAKPDWCPAITQTLLRQFEGLEDADDVLVNSFRDIEPKEADYMERTWRAKAIGPCLPSFYLDDERLPSNKTYGFDLFTTTVSCMAWLDKQAPCSVVLVSYGTVSEYDETQLEELGNGLCNSGKPFLWVVRSNEEHKLSDQLREKCKEHGLIVSWCPQLEVLAHKAAGCFFTHCGWNSTLEAIANGIPMVAMPHWADQATISKYMESMWGMGLRVRKDETGLVTRNEVERCIKEVMDGDRKDEFRRNAAKWMHKAKEAMQKGGSSDKNIGEFAAKYSSR
- the LOC112901084 gene encoding senescence-specific cysteine protease SAG39-like — its product is MATRKALLLAILGCVCFFSAVLAARELSDDSAMVARHEQWMVQYSRVYKDDVEKARRFEVFKANVKFIESFNAAGNRKFWLGVNQFVDLTNDEFRATKASKGFNPNGVKMPTGFRYENVSIDALPATVDWRTKGAVTPIKDQGQCGCCWAFSAVAAMEGIVKISTGKLISLSEQELVDCDVHGEDQGCNGGEMDDAFKFIIKNGGLTTESSYPYSAQDGQCKAGSSSAATIKGYEDVPTNDEAALMKAVANQPVSVAVDGGDMTFQFYSGGVMTGSCGTDLDHGIAAIGYGQDTDGTKYWLMKNSWGTTWGENGFLRMEKDISDKRGMCGLAMQPSYPTE